A genomic region of Sander lucioperca isolate FBNREF2018 chromosome 6, SLUC_FBN_1.2, whole genome shotgun sequence contains the following coding sequences:
- the myog gene encoding myogenin, translating into MELFETNPYFFPDQRFYEGGDSYFPSRLSGGYDQSAYQDRNSMMGLCGSLSGGVGVGVTGTEDKVSPSSLSPHSEPHCPGQCLPWACKLCKRKTVTMDRRRAATMREKRRLKKVNEAFDALKRSTLMNPNQRLPKVEILRSAIQYIERLQALVSSLNQQDTETGQQGLHYRPSQAQPRVSSSEPSSGSTCCSSPEWSSTPEQCTQSYSSEDLLSAADSPEQGNMRALTSIVDGITAAGGAVAFSVDIPK; encoded by the exons ATGGAGCTTTTCGAGACCAACCCTTACTTCTTCCCTGACCAGCGCTTCTACGAGGGAGGGGACAGCTACTTCCCCTCTCGCCTGTCTGGGGGGTATGACCAATCTGCCTACCAGGATAGGAACTCCATGATGGGCTTGTGTGGGAGTCTGTCTGGGGGTGTTGGAGTCGGAGTGACAGGAACAGAGGACAAAGTCTCTCCGTCCAGCCTGTCACCTCACTCCGAGCCCCACTGCCCAGGTCAGTGCCTGCCCTGGGCTTGTAAGCTGTGCAAAAGGAAGACGGTTACCATGGACCGTCGGAGAGCGGCCACAATGAGGGAGAAGAGGCGTCTGAAGAAGGTAAACGAGGCCTTTGACGCTCTGAAGAGGAGCACCCTGATGAACCCAAACCAGAGGCTGCCCAAGGTGGAGATCTTGCGGAGCGCCATCCAGTATATTGAAAGGCTGCAGGCCCTGGTGTCTTCCCTCAACCAGCAGGACACTGAAACGGGACAGCAGGGACTGCACTACCGACCCAGCCAGGCCCAGCCCAGA gtGTCGTCAAGTGAGCCCAGTTCAGGCAGCACCTGCTGCAGTAGCCCAGAGTGGAGCAGCACTCCAGAGCAGTGCACACAGAGCTACAGCAGTGAGG ATCTCCTGAGTGCTGCTGACTCTCCAGAGCAGGGGAACATGCGTGCCCTGACCTCCATCGTGGATGGCATCACTGCAGCAGGCGGAGCTGTGGCCTTTTCTGTGGACATTCCCAAATAG
- the mdm4 gene encoding protein Mdm4 isoform X1 — MSSLSSQPLASSSACRTLPGEGNQVQPKAPLLQILRVAGAQEEVFTLKEVMHYLGQYIMGKQLYDKQRQHIVHCQDDPLGELLEVESFSVKNPSPVYEMLKKYLVVLGCSDAAENLSVGRECVEGGVEDRGQLCGGVVKAGLEACSDGPLLQTPSQRRPREPDDDSLEGLPRSACKRPKLDVTLDEWDLSGLPWWFLGNLRSNYSRRSNGSTDIHTNQLSPAQEEDTAIVSDTTDDLWFLTEGGSEQVSVEMKEAALEEGSAGEGEALPEDDDKGGKEEKADREMQEEPDEDSQCLSDDTDTEISTQDAWQCTECRKYNTPLQRYCVRCWALRKNWYKDVPRLAHSLSVPDIPACSSLTTHDEEDDSDTGIDVPDCSRTVSDPVILPSHSTAERPLPTMITGKGKGPWPSSFHKDEQLSEGESQENLGMEIEEVRPEALLEPCKLCRVRPRNGNIIHGRTAHLLTCFPCARRLHKCQAPCPGCGKIIQKVIKIFIL, encoded by the exons ATGAGCTCCCTATCATCCCAGCCTCTGGCATCGAGCTCAGCATGCAGGACACTACCTGGAGAGGGAAATCAG gTACAACCAAAAGCCCCTCTTCTGCAGATTCTGCGTGTTGCCGGAGCTCAAGAAGAAGTCTTCACACTCAAAGAG GTGATGCACTACTTGGGTCAGTACATCATGGGGAAGCAACTGTATGACAAACAGAGGCAGCACATAGTCCACTGCCAGGATGACCCTTTGGGAGAGCTGCTGGAGGTTGAGAGCTTCTCCGTCAAAAACCCGAG CCCGGTGTATGAAATGCTCAAGAAATACTTAGTTGTGCTTGGTTGTTCTG ACGCTGCAGAGAATCTTTCTGTGGGCCGTGAATGTGTAGAGGGCGGAGTGGAGGATCGCGGTCAG CTGTGTGGAGGTGTGGTCAAAGCAGGGCTGGAGGCTTGCAGTGATGGGCCTCTCCTGCAAACCCCCTCCCAGCGACGACCTCGGGAGCCAGACGATG ACTCTCTTGAAGGCCTGCCACGTTCAGCTTGCAAACGGCCCAAACTGGATGTGACTTTGGACGAGTGGGATCTCTCTGGCCTGCCCTGGTGGTTTCTGGGTAATCTCCGTAGTAACTACAGCCGCAGAAGCAACGGCTCCACTGACATCCACACAAACCAA CTATCTCCTGCACAGGAGGAGGACACAGCCATTGTGTCGGACACCACAGATGACCTCTGGTTCCTGACCGAGGGCGGGAGTGAACAGGTGAGCGTGGAGATGAAAGAGGCTGCACTGGAGGAAGGGAGTGCAGGAGAAGGGGAGGCTCTACCTGAGGATGATGAcaaaggagggaaggaggagaaAGCAGATCGAGAG ATGCAGGAGGAGCCAGATGAAGACTCGCAGTGTCTGAGCGATGACACTGATACAGAGATCTCAACACAG GATGCGTGGCAGTGCACAGAGTGCAGGAAGTATAACACACCTCTCCAGAGGTACTGTGTTCGCTGCTGGGCTCTACGCAAGAACTGGTACAAAGATGTCCCCCGACTAGCCCATTCCCTTTCTGTTCCTGACATCCCAGCATGCAGCTCTCTCACCACCCATGATGAGGAAGATGACAGTGACACAGGCATTGATGTCCCAGACTGCAGCAGGACGGTCTCTGACCCTGTCATCCTGCCCTCCCACTCCACAGCTGAGCGACCACTGCCCACTATGATTACAGGGAAAGGCAAGGGGCCTTGGCCCTCCAGCTTCCACAAGGATGAGCAGCTCTCAGAAGGGGAGAGTCAGGAAAATCTGGGCATGGAGATTGAAGAAGTTCGGCCTGAGGCACTGTTGGAGCCTTGCAAGCTCTGTCGAGTGCGACCACGCAACGGAAATATAATACACGGCCGTACGGCTCACCTGCTAACCTGTTTCCCATGTGCAAGGAGGCTACACAAGTGTCAGGCCCCCTGCCCAGGATGTGGGAAGATCATTCAAAAAGTTATTAAGATATTCATCCTTtaa
- the mdm4 gene encoding protein Mdm4 isoform X2, translating to MSSLSSQPLASSSACRTLPGEGNQVQPKAPLLQILRVAGAQEEVFTLKEVMHYLGQYIMGKQLYDKQRQHIVHCQDDPLGELLEVESFSVKNPSPVYEMLKKYLVVLGCSDAAENLSVGRECVEGGVEDRGQLCGGVVKAGLEACSDGPLLQTPSQRRPREPDDDSLEGLPRSACKRPKLDVTLDEWDLSGLPWWFLGNLRSNYSRRSNGSTDIHTNQEEDTAIVSDTTDDLWFLTEGGSEQVSVEMKEAALEEGSAGEGEALPEDDDKGGKEEKADREMQEEPDEDSQCLSDDTDTEISTQDAWQCTECRKYNTPLQRYCVRCWALRKNWYKDVPRLAHSLSVPDIPACSSLTTHDEEDDSDTGIDVPDCSRTVSDPVILPSHSTAERPLPTMITGKGKGPWPSSFHKDEQLSEGESQENLGMEIEEVRPEALLEPCKLCRVRPRNGNIIHGRTAHLLTCFPCARRLHKCQAPCPGCGKIIQKVIKIFIL from the exons ATGAGCTCCCTATCATCCCAGCCTCTGGCATCGAGCTCAGCATGCAGGACACTACCTGGAGAGGGAAATCAG gTACAACCAAAAGCCCCTCTTCTGCAGATTCTGCGTGTTGCCGGAGCTCAAGAAGAAGTCTTCACACTCAAAGAG GTGATGCACTACTTGGGTCAGTACATCATGGGGAAGCAACTGTATGACAAACAGAGGCAGCACATAGTCCACTGCCAGGATGACCCTTTGGGAGAGCTGCTGGAGGTTGAGAGCTTCTCCGTCAAAAACCCGAG CCCGGTGTATGAAATGCTCAAGAAATACTTAGTTGTGCTTGGTTGTTCTG ACGCTGCAGAGAATCTTTCTGTGGGCCGTGAATGTGTAGAGGGCGGAGTGGAGGATCGCGGTCAG CTGTGTGGAGGTGTGGTCAAAGCAGGGCTGGAGGCTTGCAGTGATGGGCCTCTCCTGCAAACCCCCTCCCAGCGACGACCTCGGGAGCCAGACGATG ACTCTCTTGAAGGCCTGCCACGTTCAGCTTGCAAACGGCCCAAACTGGATGTGACTTTGGACGAGTGGGATCTCTCTGGCCTGCCCTGGTGGTTTCTGGGTAATCTCCGTAGTAACTACAGCCGCAGAAGCAACGGCTCCACTGACATCCACACAAACCAA GAGGAGGACACAGCCATTGTGTCGGACACCACAGATGACCTCTGGTTCCTGACCGAGGGCGGGAGTGAACAGGTGAGCGTGGAGATGAAAGAGGCTGCACTGGAGGAAGGGAGTGCAGGAGAAGGGGAGGCTCTACCTGAGGATGATGAcaaaggagggaaggaggagaaAGCAGATCGAGAG ATGCAGGAGGAGCCAGATGAAGACTCGCAGTGTCTGAGCGATGACACTGATACAGAGATCTCAACACAG GATGCGTGGCAGTGCACAGAGTGCAGGAAGTATAACACACCTCTCCAGAGGTACTGTGTTCGCTGCTGGGCTCTACGCAAGAACTGGTACAAAGATGTCCCCCGACTAGCCCATTCCCTTTCTGTTCCTGACATCCCAGCATGCAGCTCTCTCACCACCCATGATGAGGAAGATGACAGTGACACAGGCATTGATGTCCCAGACTGCAGCAGGACGGTCTCTGACCCTGTCATCCTGCCCTCCCACTCCACAGCTGAGCGACCACTGCCCACTATGATTACAGGGAAAGGCAAGGGGCCTTGGCCCTCCAGCTTCCACAAGGATGAGCAGCTCTCAGAAGGGGAGAGTCAGGAAAATCTGGGCATGGAGATTGAAGAAGTTCGGCCTGAGGCACTGTTGGAGCCTTGCAAGCTCTGTCGAGTGCGACCACGCAACGGAAATATAATACACGGCCGTACGGCTCACCTGCTAACCTGTTTCCCATGTGCAAGGAGGCTACACAAGTGTCAGGCCCCCTGCCCAGGATGTGGGAAGATCATTCAAAAAGTTATTAAGATATTCATCCTTtaa